The DNA sequence ACTTCCATTGCCGATGCCATAGCGTTTGCCGGCTTCGCGGAGGGTCCAGTCTTCATCGGCACCGAGTTGCGCGAACGCGTCGAACAGGCCAACGGTCCCATCTGCGCTATTGCTGATGCCTTCGCGGATATTATCGATAGGTTCGTCGAGGTCGTGTTGCAAGAAGTCGTAATTCATGTGCTCCGACATCTTTGCGAGCGACGCCTCGGGGTCGATCAGGTCGTAGACGGTCTCGTACTTGGCCTGTGCCTCTCGTTCTGTCGGCGCCACGAACGGCACGATACCGAGCAGGAGTTTGATGTCGTCACGGCTCCGGCCGTTTTTCTTCGCTTCCGTGGTAATGCGGTCGACGTAGGACTCCATGCCATCAGGACTGAACTGGCGGGTGAATGCGACTTCAGCGTGTTTGGCCGCGAACGCGACGCCACGATCAGACTGCCCGGCCTGGTAGAGCACGGGCGTTCCCTGGGGGAGCGGTTCGACCTGGGGATAGGCCTCCGAGTCGAAGTATTCTCCATGATGAATGACCTTGTGAACCTTCTCGGGGTCGGCGTACTGATGAGGGGATACGTCCGGTTGGCCCGCGACGATCGCACCGTCCTCCCAGGCGTGCTCCCAGTACTTGTAACACAGGTCCATGTACTCTTCAGCCCTGTCGTATCGCTCGTCGTGCGCTGTGGGTTCCTTGCCGATCGTTTCGACCATCGTCGGGTTGGCAGAGGTGACGATGTTCCACGCGAACCGCCCGTTGGTGAGGTGATCGAGCGTTCCCAGCCGACGCGCGGCGATAAATGGATGGAAAAGCTCCGTGGGGAAGGTTGCGGCGAGACCGATGTCATCGGTGACGTCGGCCATGGCGGCGATGACCGGAAGCGGGTCGTTTACTGGCCACTGTATGCCGTGATAGGTTGCTCTGTCAAGGCCACTTTCATAGGAAAGAGATGTTCGGGCGAACCCGTCTGCGAAGAACACAGCGTCAAGTTTCCCCCGTTCCGCGGTGCGAGCGATTTCTTTCCAGTACTCCAGATCTTTGTACTGTAGCGATCGATCACGCGGATGGGTCCACTGCGTGTCTGTATGAGACGACTTCGTGTTCATCCAGAATCCGACAATATGGAGTGGCTCGTCGGCCATACCCGGAAGGTTCCTTTCATACTCTAATAAAGATTGGGGGATCAAAAAACCGGGTAATCCGGGCGCTGTTGGACCTGACAGTGTCGATTCGTTTGAGATGGATCTCGGCTGCCGAGTGCGGCAGACGCGACATCAGTCGGGAAAACAGCGTGAATGGGCCCCATTGACCCGCAGGACGGCTCAACGAGTCGCCGATAGCTCGCAACCGCTATGGATTGGACCTTGTTATCAAGTTGGCATCATCTGTCTGGCGGGTCGTTGGCTGCTTTACAGTCCCCAGGCAGTCTCGGCTGACGCCCCGCTCGTCTTGTATTGGCCGCGTGCGAGGGCGACGACCTCGTCGTCGGCCGTCACCGTGACGTCTACCGTCGCAGTGCTGTCCCCGTTACGCTGGACGGTTCCTTCAGCGTACAGGTCATCAAGTGCGGGCGCGACATAGTCGATCCGGAGATCGACCGTCGGCGTCAGGCCAAAGTCGTTGGCAGATGAGACAGCCCAGTATCCGACAATATCGGCGATCGAGGCGGTGAGCCCCCCGTGGGAGATCAACCGGTTGTTCACGCCAGAGTTGCGCTCGGTCAGCGGGATGTGGCCGCGGGCGTATCCGTCATCGGCTTCGAGGAGTTCGAAGCCGATCAGTTCGTAGTACGGTGGTTCGGATTCTCCTATTAATTTTGAGACATCCATACCGCCATACACGCCTACTGGCCCCTTAAACCCACCTTCAGCGTAATGACCATCGCGATTCCTGACACACCGAACTACGCACTGAATTCGACGTCTGTCGCTTGTCGGAAGATGCCGTTCTCGGAGAGGCCAATGGTACTGAGGGTTCTTTTCTCGGTAAAATCTGGCCACATCGATAGCGCGAGCAGCCTCGTCAGCACCGGCGACTACGCACTCACTCGCCACCTCGAGTACGTCAGTGATCAACAGCTCTGGGATGGGAACCGCCACGGTCTTTCAAGGCAACTGCCGGATAGAACCGAGCCCACATGGACTTGCAAACGGGTCGCCGTCTCCGCGGCGAATCCCCGCGAGGAAGCCGAGACACTGAGACTTGTCACCGTCAGGCCCGCGCATGTCGGCGCGTTCGAATGCGATAGCGATCACCCGTGAAACGCACCATCCAAGCACTTCGCCAACCAGACCGTTGGTTCCGACCTTATGGAAAATTCAAGGCTAAAACCCCGCCCTTCAGGACGGGGGGATGGCAACTTTCGAGATACCTCGATGCGGCGAGAGCTGCCGTCACTGATGCGACAGTGGCCC is a window from the Natrinema halophilum genome containing:
- a CDS encoding NtaA/DmoA family FMN-dependent monooxygenase (This protein belongs to a clade of FMN-dependent monooxygenases, within a broader family of flavin-dependent oxidoreductases, the luciferase-like monooxygenase (LMM) family, some of whose members use coenzyme F420 rather than FMN.), which gives rise to MADEPLHIVGFWMNTKSSHTDTQWTHPRDRSLQYKDLEYWKEIARTAERGKLDAVFFADGFARTSLSYESGLDRATYHGIQWPVNDPLPVIAAMADVTDDIGLAATFPTELFHPFIAARRLGTLDHLTNGRFAWNIVTSANPTMVETIGKEPTAHDERYDRAEEYMDLCYKYWEHAWEDGAIVAGQPDVSPHQYADPEKVHKVIHHGEYFDSEAYPQVEPLPQGTPVLYQAGQSDRGVAFAAKHAEVAFTRQFSPDGMESYVDRITTEAKKNGRSRDDIKLLLGIVPFVAPTEREAQAKYETVYDLIDPEASLAKMSEHMNYDFLQHDLDEPIDNIREGISNSADGTVGLFDAFAQLGADEDWTLREAGKRYGIGNGSPTPVGTPQQVVDELLPWRDAGADGFMITQADSPGTIQDVVDFLIPELQRRGLFREEYDGGTHREIVGRGGPELPENHRAKSDELREIVRDN
- a CDS encoding PaaI family thioesterase codes for the protein MDVSKLIGESEPPYYELIGFELLEADDGYARGHIPLTERNSGVNNRLISHGGLTASIADIVGYWAVSSANDFGLTPTVDLRIDYVAPALDDLYAEGTVQRNGDSTATVDVTVTADDEVVALARGQYKTSGASAETAWGL